TAGCTAAAATGACTGTTCCGCAGCAAAAATAACGAACTCCACTTCTTCGCCCAAGAGGCACGGCGCGGATTTCCCGGAGGCCACGCAGCCCGTCGCCGAATGCGCGGTGACTCGCCCGGTTGTTCGATTCCGTTTGGGCCGAGCGTTCGCGAATGCCTCCACGCTTGCGCGGAGGCATGACGACATGCAGTTGTCCGACCCTCTTTGAGATGTATTGGTGTACAGAACTTTTCATGCCGCGGATCGGAGCCGCTAGGGTTGGCTGCAGCGCGGCGCCAGCCCTTGGGGCAAGGGGGTCGGACATATCTGGCCGGCCCGGCCGTCACCACCGCAGCGGGCCGAGCCGGACGTCGTGGTGGACACGACCGCTACGGAAAGTTGCGGTCGCCGACCGAGCCGGTACCTTAATTAGCAGCGCGCCGCAAGGGCCGCCCGGACGAGTTCGCCGTACCCGGAGAGCGACAAGACGGCGACCGCGGGATGCGTGGCGCGCCGGTTCACCGGAAACGGGTTCATGGACCAGCCCTCCGTTAGCTGCCGGGTGCCAGGGCATCCTCCGCCGTGAATTTGGTTCGCGACGAGAGGAAAGATTGATGATAAATCCGTTCGCTGGGCAGGCCGACATTCCCAACCGGGAAGGCAGGTGGGCACAGCAGGCCGAGGCGGAGCTACCAACCCGCCGCCTCCACGAAGAGATCGACCGCTGCATCGCCCACGGGCTGGAAGCCGCCCCTACTATCAATGACCGCACACTGTCGACCTTCGCGCGTGGTGAGCTGCCGCACTTCGCTGGAGAACGAGGAACGTTTCTCAAGGCCCCGTTCCTGGAGAATGTGCACGACGTCTCCGATGCCGAGGTGGCGGTCTTCGGGGTGCCGCTGGACGCAGGCACCACCTACCGTCCAGGCACCCGCTTCGGTCCAACCGGCATTCGCCGCGCTACCAACCTTTTCGGCACCTACTGCTACGAGCTGGGCGTGGACTTGCGGGAACAGCTCAACATCGTCGACATCGGCGACGTGCTCACCATTCCCGCCAACATCGAGAAGTCGTTTGACCAGATCAGCCAGGCCATGTCGCATGTGGTCTCCCAAGGCGTGTTTCCGGTAGTTCTCGGCGGCGACCACTCGATCGGATTCCCGACCGTGCGGGGCCTCGCCCCGCATCTGGACGGCAATGTGGGCATCATCCACTTTGACCGCCATGTCGACACCCAGGAAACCGACCTCGACGAGCGGATGCACACCACACCGTGGTTCCACGCCACCAACATCAAGAACGCGCCGGCCACCAACCTGGTCCAGATCGGCATCGGCGGATGGCAGGCGCCACGCGCGGGCGTCAAGGTCGGCCGGGAGCGCGGTAGCACCGTCATCACCGTCGGCGACGTCGAACGCGTCGGGATAGAAAAGGTCGCGGAGGTCGCGCTCGAAACGGCGTGGAAGGACGCCAAGGCGGTGTACCTGTCCTTCGACATCGACGTGATCGACGCCGGATTCGTGCCCGGCACCGGCTGGCCCGAACCCGGCGGGCTGCTGCCGCGCGAAGCTCTCAACCTCATTCGGCTGATTTCCGAACCCGGGCTGAACGGCATCGAGGTGGTGGAGTGCTCCCCGCCCTACGACTGGGCCGAGCAGACCGCCCTGATGAGCAGCCGGGTCATTTTGGACAGTCTGGCTGTGATGGTGCGGGCCGGAAAGCTCGGCAAGAAACCGGCCAGCCTGAAGCGACACGCGTGGGGGCCGTTCAACGACTAGGTCAGTTTCGCGGAATCAGGCGACGAACGTCGCCGGCTGCGCCTACCACGCGCTCAGGTCCCTCCTCGCACGGTGGATTCGCGCCGAGATACGTTCACCACCAAGCGATTCCGCGTCGGACGCAGTTACGAAGGGCTAGGCTCGGCACATCGGAGCAATCCGGCTTGATCGTTTAACGGTGCTTGCTGGTATGCACTGTGGCAAACGTGGCTGGGCGGGCAGAGGCGGGCTTAGCGTGCGCCCAGGATGCCGGATCATGGTTGCGTCGTCACGGCCGGAACCGGGAACGCGTCCGGCCCTTTGGTGACCCGCGTCGACAGGATTTGGTCGG
The nucleotide sequence above comes from Mycobacterium malmoense. Encoded proteins:
- a CDS encoding agmatinase family protein; translated protein: MINPFAGQADIPNREGRWAQQAEAELPTRRLHEEIDRCIAHGLEAAPTINDRTLSTFARGELPHFAGERGTFLKAPFLENVHDVSDAEVAVFGVPLDAGTTYRPGTRFGPTGIRRATNLFGTYCYELGVDLREQLNIVDIGDVLTIPANIEKSFDQISQAMSHVVSQGVFPVVLGGDHSIGFPTVRGLAPHLDGNVGIIHFDRHVDTQETDLDERMHTTPWFHATNIKNAPATNLVQIGIGGWQAPRAGVKVGRERGSTVITVGDVERVGIEKVAEVALETAWKDAKAVYLSFDIDVIDAGFVPGTGWPEPGGLLPREALNLIRLISEPGLNGIEVVECSPPYDWAEQTALMSSRVILDSLAVMVRAGKLGKKPASLKRHAWGPFND